TAACAGTCCCCATGCTTCTACTCGAAAATGTCATATTTACAATAAGTGTTTGAAGAACAGAATCGCTCtccttgttgttgttatttgtttgtttgtttgtttgtttttcaaaaaaatctagTCAATAGCAAAAATTATATTCAATGTAAGCTACTGACTGTAATGGAGCTGCACCACTGAGTAAAGTTTCGCCATCGTTGCTTTGCTTTTCTAATCATGTTATATTGTGTCTACTTTCTCATTGGCTGGTGCGATTTTCTCCCTCTTGGCGGCAAGTTTAGCTTCCATACGGGCATCACAGATCATCGACAGAACTAGGATAAGCAGCAGTGACCCGGCGACACCTGCAGCGGCGAGTGCGTAGTAGTTGCCGGGGTCGTACTTGGTCGTGAAGACAATGCAACTCTGCTCTGTAGTGTCATCGATCAGAACGGAAGTGACGCACGGGTTGTACATCGTCCAGTGGTCCAATCCAGTCAGGGCGTACGAGGTTGTGTTCGTGTCAGCAATCTTTACTGTGGCTGTTCTGTAACTCAGCTGATATTCTGTAATGTTCTCGGTCGAGGATGGGAGACTCCATATTATTGTAGCGGACGATGTTGTGATGTCCGTGACATTTAAGTCTTTGACAGCGAAGGTGGCGTCGGCAACTCTTGAAGAAAACGCGAcgcagcaaacaaacaaacacaacaaaattctATCCATTCTTATGTAGCTTTGCAGGGTCTGAAAAAGATTACAAGATA
This genomic window from Ptychodera flava strain L36383 chromosome 10, AS_Pfla_20210202, whole genome shotgun sequence contains:
- the LOC139142334 gene encoding uncharacterized protein, with protein sequence MLRDLLKTLQSYIRMDRILLCLFVCCVAFSSRVADATFAVKDLNVTDITTSSATIIWSLPSSTENITEYQLSYRTATVKIADTNTTSYALTGLDHWTMYNPCVTSVLIDDTTEQSCIVFTTKYDPGNYYALAAAGVAGSLLLILVLSMICDARMEAKLAAKREKIAPANEKVDTI